One Nostoc punctiforme PCC 73102 DNA window includes the following coding sequences:
- a CDS encoding response regulator yields MIQWKSNHTGFTEQIVSESNPISTVKSIGSNHVVESQNNVEAYSLGLSQEDLMLENRQAVSSWIKSDINCGDDSLVSRTLQAKGSKVNRFDLDPPKVLVVDDHAASRMTAVALLGMEGYEVIEADRGSTVVGLVTQKQPDLILLDVMMPGMDGFEVCQLLKQDEQTRLIPVIFITALNDRRSRIRGIEVGADDFLTKPFDRVELAARVKSLVRQKRLNEDLDHAEQVLFSIAMSIESRDPNTGNHCERLVKLGQLFGEYLNLSRYQIRDLMWGGYLHDIGKVGIPDAVLLKKEQLTAKDWEVMKQHVLIGEKICQPLRSMRGVIPIIRHHHERWDGSGYPDALKGDDIPYLAQVFQLIDIYDALSSERPYKIAFTTEEALSVMLEEANSGWRNPKLMQQFAEFIPYCQE; encoded by the coding sequence GTGATTCAGTGGAAATCCAACCATACAGGCTTTACAGAACAAATTGTTAGTGAGTCCAACCCCATTAGCACAGTAAAGAGTATTGGTTCAAATCATGTTGTAGAATCGCAGAATAATGTGGAGGCTTATTCTTTAGGCTTATCTCAGGAAGACCTTATGCTTGAAAATAGGCAAGCAGTGTCTTCTTGGATAAAATCTGATATTAATTGTGGTGATGATTCATTGGTCTCTAGAACACTACAAGCCAAAGGTTCTAAAGTGAACAGGTTTGATTTAGATCCGCCGAAGGTTTTAGTAGTTGACGATCATGCCGCCAGTCGGATGACTGCTGTTGCCCTCTTGGGGATGGAAGGATACGAAGTAATTGAGGCAGACAGAGGTTCTACTGTTGTAGGATTGGTAACTCAAAAACAACCAGATTTGATTTTGCTGGATGTGATGATGCCAGGAATGGATGGATTTGAAGTTTGCCAATTGCTGAAACAAGATGAGCAGACTAGGCTAATCCCAGTAATTTTTATTACAGCGTTAAATGACAGGCGATCGCGCATTCGGGGAATTGAAGTTGGGGCAGATGATTTTCTCACCAAACCTTTTGATCGTGTAGAGTTGGCGGCACGTGTGAAGTCCTTGGTACGGCAGAAGCGTCTGAACGAAGATTTAGACCATGCCGAACAAGTATTATTTTCCATTGCCATGTCGATTGAAAGCCGCGATCCTAATACAGGCAACCATTGTGAACGCCTGGTAAAACTAGGACAACTTTTTGGTGAATATCTCAACCTCTCACGCTACCAAATTCGAGATTTGATGTGGGGTGGTTATCTCCACGATATCGGTAAGGTTGGTATTCCCGATGCTGTGCTGCTGAAAAAAGAACAACTCACAGCCAAAGATTGGGAGGTCATGAAGCAGCACGTTTTGATTGGAGAAAAAATCTGCCAGCCACTACGCAGTATGCGGGGTGTAATTCCTATTATTCGTCATCACCACGAACGCTGGGATGGCTCAGGCTACCCTGATGCACTCAAGGGGGATGATATTCCCTATCTGGCACAAGTATTTCAATTAATTGATATTTACGATGCTTTAAGCAGTGAACGACCTTACAAAATAGCTTTTACCACAGAAGAAGCACTTTCAGTGATGCTAGAAGAAGCTAATTCCGGTTGGCGTAATCCCAAACTAATGCAGCAATTTGCAGAGTTTATTCCATACTGTCAGGAATAA
- the glmU gene encoding bifunctional UDP-N-acetylglucosamine diphosphorylase/glucosamine-1-phosphate N-acetyltransferase GlmU, whose translation MVVVAILAAGRGTRMKSRLPKVLHSLGGQSLVERVIESVEPLSPSRRIVIVGYQSEEVQTAMHSIPNLEFVEQTVQLGTGHAIQQLLPHLKDYTGDLLILNGDLPLIRSETLKQMLQTHAQNQNAATILTSHLPDPTGYGRVFCNNENIVQQMVEHKDCTAAQRQNQRINAGVYCFRWPDLAKVLPHLQANNAQKEYYLTDAVTQVGQVMAVDVEDNQEILGINDRLQLATAYEILQKRVKEKWMLAGVTLIDPASITIDETVELQPDVIIEPQTHLRGNTVIQTGSHIGPGSLIENSQLAENVTVQYSVVIDSTIQAGSRIGPYAHLRGHVQVGAGCRVGNFVELKNTQLGDRTNAAHLSYIGDTVVGNQVNIGAGTITANYDGVKKHRTKIGDRTKTGANSVLVAPLTLGDDVYIAAGSTVTEDVPNDSLVIARSRQVVKPAWQRKSVENKTTDQHK comes from the coding sequence ATGGTAGTTGTAGCAATTCTAGCGGCGGGACGCGGCACACGGATGAAATCACGCTTACCCAAGGTTTTACATTCTTTGGGTGGGCAATCGCTAGTCGAGAGAGTTATCGAAAGTGTAGAACCACTTTCGCCCTCACGACGAATCGTAATTGTCGGGTATCAGTCCGAAGAAGTGCAAACCGCCATGCATTCAATTCCCAACTTGGAGTTTGTCGAACAGACTGTACAACTGGGAACCGGTCATGCCATCCAGCAATTACTTCCACACTTGAAAGATTACACAGGGGATTTGCTGATACTTAACGGCGATTTACCGTTAATACGCAGCGAAACTCTCAAGCAGATGTTACAAACTCACGCCCAAAATCAGAATGCTGCCACCATTCTTACCTCACACCTACCAGACCCCACGGGCTACGGGCGAGTTTTTTGTAACAATGAAAATATTGTGCAGCAAATGGTCGAACACAAAGATTGTACTGCTGCTCAAAGACAAAATCAGCGGATTAACGCTGGGGTTTACTGCTTCCGTTGGCCGGATTTGGCAAAGGTGCTTCCCCACCTTCAGGCAAACAATGCCCAAAAAGAATACTATCTCACTGATGCCGTCACTCAGGTGGGACAAGTGATGGCGGTGGATGTGGAAGATAATCAAGAAATTCTCGGCATTAACGATCGCCTGCAACTGGCAACAGCCTACGAGATTTTGCAAAAACGAGTCAAGGAAAAATGGATGCTAGCAGGTGTCACCCTCATCGACCCCGCAAGCATTACCATTGATGAAACTGTGGAATTACAGCCAGATGTAATTATTGAACCCCAAACTCACCTGCGGGGAAATACGGTGATTCAAACAGGAAGTCATATTGGGCCGGGAAGTTTAATTGAAAATAGTCAGTTGGCTGAAAACGTCACGGTGCAGTATTCAGTAGTAATAGATAGCACCATACAGGCAGGAAGCCGAATTGGCCCTTATGCTCATTTGCGCGGTCACGTACAAGTCGGTGCTGGTTGTCGTGTGGGGAATTTTGTGGAATTAAAAAATACCCAATTAGGCGATCGCACTAATGCAGCACATTTGTCATATATAGGTGATACCGTCGTCGGCAATCAGGTTAATATTGGTGCTGGTACAATTACTGCCAATTATGATGGCGTAAAGAAACACCGTACCAAAATAGGCGATCGCACAAAAACTGGTGCTAATAGCGTTTTAGTGGCTCCACTCACCTTGGGAGATGATGTTTACATTGCAGCTGGTTCTACCGTCACAGAAGACGTGCCTAATGATTCTCTGGTGATTGCCCGTAGTCGTCAGGTAGTAAAACCAGCTTGGCAAAGGAAAAGTGTTGAAAATAAAACCACAGATCAACATAAATAA
- a CDS encoding DUF29 family protein, whose product MEELLELRQFLEQGKIHEALLLVDELEEMSLSDKINKIDSYGVILLIHLIKQKAEKRSTRSWDVSIENTVREINKINKRRKSGGFYLNQAELIDILQQGYQVALKRAALEAFEGRYEAQELAAMVDQQETLTEALKLIQQ is encoded by the coding sequence ATGGAAGAACTGCTAGAACTTAGGCAATTTCTAGAACAAGGCAAAATCCATGAGGCGTTGCTGTTGGTGGATGAGTTAGAAGAAATGAGCCTCAGTGACAAAATCAATAAAATTGATAGTTATGGTGTAATTCTGCTCATCCATTTAATTAAACAAAAGGCTGAAAAACGTTCGACTCGCTCTTGGGATGTTTCGATAGAAAATACAGTGCGTGAAATCAACAAAATAAACAAGCGCCGCAAATCCGGTGGCTTTTACTTGAATCAAGCAGAATTAATCGATATTCTGCAACAAGGATATCAAGTGGCACTGAAAAGAGCGGCGCTAGAAGCTTTTGAGGGGCGTTATGAAGCCCAAGAATTAGCTGCAATGGTTGACCAGCAAGAAACTTTAACCGAAGCGCTGAAACTGATTCAACAATAG
- a CDS encoding isoaspartyl peptidase/L-asparaginase has protein sequence MELQVQPKLIIHGGAGSSLHGKGGLETVRRSLHTVIEEVYSLLLSGATASEAVVQGCQMLEDNPRFNAGTGSVLQSDGQIRMSASLMDGTLGRFSGVINISRVKNPIELAQFLQNSPDRVLSDFGSAELAREMQLPSYNALTDLRLQEWMQERQDNFKSTMAGVVAEPELLETSNAGRGTIGVVALDVFGRLAAGTSTGGKGFERIGRVSDSAMPAGNYATSNAGVSCTGIGEDIIDECLAPRIVVRVTDGMSLKEAMQRSFGEAHQNKRDLGAIALDASGAIAWGKTSEILLAAYHDGEKIGDTLEWNDSELIGYC, from the coding sequence ATGGAGTTACAGGTGCAACCTAAATTAATTATTCATGGGGGAGCTGGTAGTTCTCTCCACGGTAAAGGCGGATTAGAGACCGTGCGCCGATCGCTCCATACAGTAATAGAAGAAGTCTATTCTCTGCTATTGTCAGGAGCAACTGCTTCTGAGGCGGTGGTGCAGGGTTGCCAAATGCTCGAAGATAACCCCCGCTTTAATGCTGGTACTGGTTCAGTATTGCAATCTGATGGTCAAATCCGTATGAGTGCTTCCCTAATGGATGGGACATTAGGGCGATTTAGTGGTGTAATTAATATTTCGCGGGTGAAAAATCCCATTGAATTAGCACAATTTTTACAAAACTCGCCAGATCGAGTGCTATCAGATTTTGGATCGGCTGAGTTGGCGCGAGAAATGCAACTTCCCAGCTATAATGCTTTAACTGATTTGCGGTTACAAGAGTGGATGCAAGAGCGCCAGGATAATTTTAAAAGTACAATGGCTGGCGTGGTAGCAGAACCCGAACTGCTAGAAACCAGCAATGCTGGACGCGGAACCATCGGCGTAGTAGCTTTAGATGTGTTTGGTAGGCTAGCTGCTGGCACTTCTACTGGTGGTAAGGGATTTGAGCGGATTGGAAGGGTAAGTGATTCTGCGATGCCAGCAGGTAATTATGCTACTAGTAATGCTGGTGTTAGCTGTACTGGCATTGGGGAAGATATCATTGATGAGTGTTTAGCTCCCCGGATTGTAGTGCGTGTAACTGATGGGATGTCCCTGAAGGAGGCTATGCAGCGTTCCTTTGGAGAAGCACACCAGAACAAACGAGATTTAGGAGCGATCGCTTTAGATGCTAGTGGAGCGATCGCTTGGGGCAAAACCAGCGAAATTTTACTCGCCGCCTATCACGACGGCGAAAAAATTGGCGATACTTTGGAATGGAATGATAGTGAATTGATTGGCTATTGTTGA
- a CDS encoding DUF2256 domain-containing protein: MGRVRSKSDLPTKICPVCQRPFTWRKKWQDCWDDVKYCSERCRRRRSEAQNETNRNTDANSAGD, from the coding sequence ATGGGGCGTGTTCGTTCTAAATCTGACCTACCTACAAAAATTTGTCCGGTATGTCAACGTCCTTTTACATGGCGTAAAAAGTGGCAAGATTGCTGGGACGATGTGAAATACTGCTCAGAACGTTGTCGTCGTCGCCGTTCTGAAGCTCAAAATGAAACTAATCGCAACACAGACGCAAATAGCGCAGGGGATTAA